In Agarivorans gilvus, one genomic interval encodes:
- a CDS encoding VOC family protein, protein MSLQPFHLAIPVYDVALARGFYRDIFGLEEGRSDEKWVDFNFFGHQLVIHYHPKTPSQQQAETNPVDGHDVPVPHFGVVLTWEQWHQLAERLKQQGTQFVIEPYIRFKGQVGEQATMFFLDPCGNALEFKAFKDLSQLFAK, encoded by the coding sequence ATGTCCTTACAACCTTTCCACCTTGCCATACCGGTTTATGATGTTGCCTTAGCGCGGGGGTTTTATCGCGATATTTTTGGGCTTGAAGAAGGTCGCAGTGATGAAAAGTGGGTCGATTTTAATTTTTTTGGCCATCAGTTAGTGATTCACTACCATCCTAAAACACCCTCACAGCAACAAGCCGAAACCAATCCGGTAGACGGCCATGATGTGCCGGTGCCGCATTTTGGTGTGGTACTGACTTGGGAGCAATGGCATCAGCTAGCCGAGCGCTTAAAGCAGCAAGGCACGCAATTTGTTATAGAACCTTATATTCGCTTTAAGGGGCAGGTAGGCGAGCAAGCCACCATGTTTTTTCTAGACCCATGTGGCAACGCCTTAGAATTTAAAGCCTTTAAAGATCTCTCCCAATTGTTTGCCAAGTAA
- a CDS encoding NnrU family protein: protein MLSLIIGLVLFLGIHSVAIVSLDWRNQQAAKNEWLWKGFYAAVSLLGLYFIAVGYAAARMEPMVLYTPPYWLRHLTYLLMTIAMVLFFAPYLPGAIKRTAKHPQLVAVKLWAASHLLVNGSLADVILFGAFLGWAVLDRISMKKRPQRALPGLKESKFNDILVVIIGLALSFAFIRFLHGSLIGVPLMP, encoded by the coding sequence ATGCTCAGCTTAATCATTGGCTTAGTGCTATTTTTGGGTATCCACTCTGTTGCTATTGTGTCACTTGATTGGCGAAATCAACAAGCTGCAAAAAATGAATGGTTATGGAAAGGCTTTTATGCCGCGGTTTCGTTACTTGGCCTCTATTTTATCGCTGTAGGTTATGCCGCAGCTAGAATGGAGCCCATGGTACTTTACACGCCGCCTTATTGGCTACGACACCTAACTTACCTATTAATGACAATAGCAATGGTGCTATTTTTTGCGCCTTACTTACCCGGAGCAATTAAGCGAACAGCCAAACACCCTCAGTTAGTCGCGGTAAAGCTATGGGCGGCCAGCCATTTATTAGTAAACGGTAGCCTAGCCGATGTTATTTTGTTTGGCGCATTTTTAGGGTGGGCAGTATTAGATAGAATTTCAATGAAAAAGCGCCCACAACGCGCTCTTCCAGGGCTAAAAGAATCTAAGTTCAACGACATTCTCGTGGTCATTATTGGCCTAGCGCTCAGCTTTGCATTTATTCGCTTTTTGCATGGCAGTTTAATTGGTGTTCCGCTGATGCCCTAA